In Esox lucius isolate fEsoLuc1 chromosome 6, fEsoLuc1.pri, whole genome shotgun sequence, the following proteins share a genomic window:
- the lrrc59 gene encoding leucine-rich repeat-containing protein 59: MSKSKVLNLKDKIDGNEMDLSLCNLTEVPVKELAAFPKVTVLDLSCNNISSLPLEFCSLSHLIKVDLSKNQLTVLPDDLGRLSNLQQLDLYNNKLTILPVSFSQLKNLKWLDLKDNPLEINLAKAAGDCLDEKQCKQCAVRVLQHMRILQDEVDKERERRLQKEKELEKKKEAKQREREAKEREARKREKAEEKERKRKEYNAHIAAMAVQEQKNKRKEEKRRRTGQAVADKKAAVESAPKAQRHTLIGLLFKLLLLLLLGLAGVVGVCQLTGLNDEAMCVPVNSAVGDGLSWVREQKVDLKVRELVQEVDIRARELLQKLSSLAPQLLKPLVPTATVTEPVETVEN; the protein is encoded by the exons ATGAGTAAAAGCAAGGTGTTGAATCTTAAGGACAAAATCGATGGCAATGAAATGGATCTGAGTCTCTGTAACCTCACTGAAGTTCCTGTTAAAGAACTG gcTGCCTTCCCTAAAGTTACAGTCCTGGATCTGTCCTGCAACAACATAAGTTCTCTGCCT tTGGAGTTCTGCAGCCTGAGTCACCTGATCAAGGTGGACCTGAGTAAGAACCAGCTGACTGTTCTACCGGATGACCTGGGTCGCCTTAGCAACCTGCAACAGCTGGACCTGTACAACAACAAGCTAACCATTCTGCCTGTCAGCTTCTCACAGCTGAAG AATCTGAAGTGGCTGGATCTAAAGGACAACCCTCTGGAAATCAACCTGGCCAAAGCTGCAGGAGACTGTCTGGatgaaaaacaatgtaaacagtgTGCTGTGAGG GTTCTCCAGCACATGAGGATCCTTCAGGACGAGGTGGACAAGGAGAGGGAGCGGCGCCTTCAAAAGGAGAAAG AACtggagaagaagaaagaggcaaagcagagagagagagaagccaaGGAGAGAGAGGCTCGTAAACGAGAGAAGGCtgaggaaaaggaaagaaagaggaaggaaTACAATGCTCACATTGCTGCCATGGCTGTCCAGGAACAGAAGAAtaagagaaaggaggagaagaggaggaggactgGGCAGGCAGTAGCAG atAAGAAAGCAGCAGTTGAATCCGCCCCCAAGGCCCAGAGACACACTCTCATTGGCCTGCTTTTCAAGCTCCTCCTCCTGTTGCTGTTGGGATTGGCTGGTGTTGTCGGTGTGTGTCAGCTGACAGGGCTAAACGACGAGGCAATGTGTGTACCAGTCAACAGTGCCGTGGGGGATGGCCTATCCTGGGTCCGGGAACAGAAAGTCGATCTAAAGGTCAGAGAGCTGGTACAGGAAGTAGATATCAGAGCCAGAGAACTGCTGCAGAAACTTTCTTCTCTGGCACCACAACTCCTCAAACCCCTCGTACCCACGGCAACAGTGACAGAACCTGTGGAAACAGtagaaaactga